The genome window ATCACTGTCTTAGGAGGCGAGTGCCTTATCCATTAGACCACTGAGGCAGGAGCGACACCTAGCGTCCACTGtgatatatatacttttttttttacaggtcgTTCCTGTCCTAAAAAAGGTAAAGTGGGCAACGCGTAACATTAACGGAAGATCTTTTCTCAAAGATAGTATGCTTCAGTGTATAAACGCtttaggataaaaaaaaaaaatatatatattcaaatcttttaaatgtacttaagaCAATGGCCTTGTTTTACAGACGCCACTATGTTTCTACAGTAAGAGACATAAGCTTAAAGAACATCTTTAATAGCATGCAAGCCACTGTATTTAGCAAAGGAACCCTCCAAAAATATCCTCCAACAGAACACAGAGTTTTTATTCATTCGTAGTACAAAACAACCTTTGATATACGTCTCCTCATTTTAAGCCAATATGCTATTGTTTATGAGCCAATCTGTGCAACACAAGATAACATTTAGTAGATCCCTCCGATGCATGAAATTAATCATTTCTGTTGTGGAAAAccacacaaagcaacacaagtgGAGTATATTTATCACTGGCTGCCAATCACCGAGATCTGATGTGATGCTGCCCTCAAGTGATAACTTTAAATACAACAGTGAATCAAAATGCACAGAATTATTCAAATATTCAGTGGAAAAATGAAAGACAGACAACAGTGACACAGCTAGGTGGTGACAGAAATTAATCCTCCCCATTATacttttacaataaataataaataaaattggaataacaagaaaaaaaaaatcaaacaccaTTTTTTACACACATACCTATTTACaatgagtgtttttcttcattccaGTGTGTCAGTCACCATCTGCAACAACATCTTTACATTATGTATATTTACTCACTAGTTATATTGTTATAAGGAGAAAATTATTTCTTTGTAGTGAAAATATTTTAGGTCACTTCatacaaaatgaaattaaaatgtcagtgtaGGGTGAAAAggtaaagttaaagttaaagaatACAGCCCAGAACCATTTGACTTCATTAAACTAAAAGCTAAGAAGGCACAACtcatatatagttatttatagTCATTCTTTAATGACtataaagtaatttttttaaaggaaagttGAGAGTTGCTATTGGTTAACACCAACAGACAAGGACACCACATTACAGCAGTTCTTTTTTTAGTAGTATTCAACTCCCAAAAATGAAACATTGCACTCCAAAAATCACTGCTTTGTGGCAGTTTAGTTATGTTAATGGGgtggacacacgcacacacactcattcatcatcGATCAGTTTCTCAGCACCATTCTCCGCTTGTCTGCCAGTGctgcctcctccctcctctctgcctcttccatcctccccctcctcctcctcttcctcctcatcatcattgtAAGAGAGTGACTGGCTACTGTAGTTGATCATCGTGCGGGACAGGTCCACTTCGATGGGAAAGACATCTGCCTCTTTCAGAACAGCATAGCACTCGTCGTAGTAATGCGACATGCCTGAGACGAAGCGCTGCAGCTGGAACACAATATCCTGGACTGTGGACGAAAACGAGAAGAAGTAATGAAAAACTGATTGTGCTAATGATATTAAATGAGATGACTGGAGACAGGCTAAGCTAGTCACTTTAGAGCATGTTTTAAGCACTTTTAAAGTGTTTCTGCTCCATATTGTTCCATGAAATGAAGAGCGACAGAAGAGTGCATGCACAGCAAAGGGCCGATAGCCAGGCTTGAACCCAAGACACTGCAGCAAGCCACAGCTTTCAAGCGCCATCTCTACCAGGTGAGTCCCAACACCACTTAAACTCacacatcttgttttaaatattaaatgacaTGAGCAAAAGCCTGACTTTTTGTATATGTGACACAATACAGcctaaaataaaatcaagaaaATGCTCAAACAATAACAGACCATGTTTCTGATCTAGCAGCTCTATCTTCTCCAGAACATCCTTCCTCATTTTGGCGAAGCGTGCACGAGCTTCCTGCCGACACCGCAGCACCAGACGGTACTCATAGTTGCCAGTGCTCACACGATACAGAGGCTCCCCCATTGCCTGCAGGAAGAACCATTTCAACTACCAATTCACTACTtcacattaaaaccagtttagTAATATCACAACATAGTGAGTGACTGTGAGTAACAACTTTGCACCTGTTTGCAAAAAACGATTCAAAGGGCTACTCACAATACTGCTGTATTCCTCATCATCCATTTCCTTCACCTTCAGACAGTATGACTgaacaacacaagaaaataaatgtattatttggaTGACAGTGAAGACACACTTGTTTAGTGCTGTGTCATTCACcagaacaacaaaacatgtcGCTTTACCAGATACTCAAACTTCACATCCAGGTACTTGCGAATGGTGAGCTTTGTGTCAGGTATGGCCTTGTGAAGGTACGTGTTCAGGTCATGGAGCATCTGTATGAGACAATCAGGGGTTTCATAAGACAGCAGACAAACCATatgaacacatactgtatgtgttggaCACATGACCCTAACCCTGCTTTTTAACTCCCTTgcataatgtttgttttcacagagaaaaaaaaagcattttcctATGTGACCGGCCAGACAACTATGTCAATCCAAACTCTAAACTCTACTCACTGGTTTAATGGTCTTCAGTAGCTGAATTCCATATTTCTCAATGTTGCGGTGGGCATCTGCAAACTTAACAAATGCCTTACTGGCTGCAGCCTGGGGCTCTCTGACTCCAATGACAGAGAAAACGTCACCAAATGCTGAAAGGACATGTAATTAAACACTAAAGCAGAGATaaattgagaaccactgattatgtggtgtttgttttttttgctttaaaacaagacacacaaaaacaattgtTATGTAATGTCTAAAGATGATCAGGATAACTCACCTCTGTGAGTTTGAGAAAGCTCAAAAAAAGCTCTGAGCAGCCTCTTTGTGTGCTCCATCAGCCCTGCAGGCAAACACAGTAATGATGTCACACTGATATGAACATCCTGCAAAACTGAACTATCACATTACTCACCATGCTATATGTAAAACATGCTCACCAGCAATCACATTCGCATTTACAATTCTAACAGCAATCCTAACTGAAAAACATTGGAGAATGTGAGCTGCCACTCACAGTTTCTGAAACTGATCATTcatatgaaagagagagaacattaGCTCTCCTTGGCTGACTTTGTTATCaatgaagccagtatttcaatgtAACTTTTTTAATGTGTCACAGTGACACCCTCATGTGgggaataaagtggtagaaaatgaatggatagTTGTTTCcctaatctctgatgacatatcatGGTAATATTATGTATTAATATAATAGGTTtctcatattattatataatatagcTTACTTACACAGTACATTTAACAAACTGCATCCATTAATCCATTCATTTAGTGATGTAATTGGTCTTAACCTTTGTAGAGCTCTGCTGTTTTCTCCAGTTCCTCCAGTCTTTTGACCAGTCCATCTGTAAAGTATTGTGAATTAACATGAGTACAGTCTTACCGTGCTATATTAACTCGATATGAATAAACTCAGGATAATCATTCATTGAAATAATCTCACCATTGCAGAGAATAGCTCTACTGAGTCCAAGTGCATCTGCCGTGCCTGAGCTCATATTCTCCACCAGCCGATGTTTGACCTTTTTAAGcactaacaaacaaaataatgataTAAGACTGCGAAAGATCATCTTTACAATACATAATCCACAGAAAGTAATATAAACAAATTATGGATCAAGTAAATGACAAACCTATATCCAAAGACTTCCCCTGTTTTGGGTCTGCCTGCAGTTTGTTGTAGTGGATTGTTGCTTCTCCCTgatacaacaaaaaataaaccagaTCTAAAAGATCATTTGTAGAAAATAGAAATCTTCCAATGgtttagttttttaaattaacaaataaaatgtgtttttttttccttttaaatctgATAACAAATATGAATGTGTCACCTTTCATGCTTCATGGTGCCATGGGTGAATTCACATGTGGTATTTGTAGTGAATGGATAACAGCAACACAATCTAATCCTTTAAATCCCACAATCCAAACTCTTTAATCCACCATGCAGGAAGTCATGGATTTTTTCTGGGTGTGAACAATGAATGTCAAAACCAACATGGCCATTTTTTGTTGATGACGTTGTGCTAAATGCTACAGGCTATTATCCTGACCCCTTTAGCATTGTTTGGTAAATCAGTTTAGTCATTCTTCTCCACAGGGCTGTGGTGGGTGAGCATCATTGATCAGTAAACTGTTGGACTCCTCACTGATGAATCTTCCATCTCAGTCGGACAGAAAAAATGTGAGTAACACTTTATTAATGGATAAATCCATGAATGATTTTATTCATGTCCCTATACACTCTATTTCTCGTTATTCGTGAAAAGGCATTTGTCAACAGTGGAGCAGAACAGTttactttggtgtttttttttttttaattgttaatgaGAGAGCACTGTGGTCAAAATTAAGACAGGGTGTCTATAGATCTGTAGTAAATGAGCCATTTGACCTAATCTTGATATTTGTCTGGTGTTGTACATACAAAATGTGATTGCATCTGCAGATCGTGTATACCTGGACAGCTTGAATCATCTTGGCCACCTCCACTTTAGTTTTTCCCTTCACTGGTTTGCCGTTcacacctgtgatttcatcacCTGCTGCCAGTGTCCCATCCAGAGCTGCTGGGGTGTTATCAAAAACCTGTGGAACAACAAAAGCCACATTTTAAAAGGTAACAATGGCATGGGAGTATAGACATTTAGCCTACAATTTAATCAAGTATTATACAACTGGAAGCATTATAGAAACATTATGTCACAGATTTGAAAGcattttttgtgacattttcttctGTACCTACTTGGACAATGTAGAGACAAGGGCAGTACTGTGCCCCACCACCAATGCTGATTCCAATGAGGTTATTAGCATCTTTCGTCAGACACACAGTACCTGGCACTGTTGGTATTCCacttaaaaagagaaaagatgatACACTGAGCATTGTAGCATTTTCACTAGTCATGATTTGGGATATTTGTAATGTGCACAGAGTTATAAAGTGCTTAAACACAATGGATTACTAGAAGGTTCagataattaaaatattaaaacaaaaaaaattgtgacTTACAGCTTGTCCTCTTCTAATTCATAGTCCATGTCTGTACAACCTGTGGGTGAACATAAACAAAATCCATTCCATTGCATGATGTGTGACTCGTACAGTTGAGCACGAACATGATGAAAAGTCTACGTTTGAGCTACATTGACAGAAACAGCGACTATAATGTGCAGGTCTTTCTAGCAGAAGAGCTTCCCCAGGACACCGAAACacaccagctgctgcagcacagcaacaaacaaaaggGTAACTAGCACAAAATGCTGAAGATCTAAAATTAGGCAGTaaaatattttgaaataaataaatctctttAGCTCAGGGCATGGACACGTGTTGACAAAATAACTAATATATCAATGACAGTATCGGTACGATGACGGAGGCCATGGATAAGAAAACCGCTTGCTAACTGTGGCGAATTAGCTGCTAGCTACTCTAGCATAACAGCAGGTTAAACTTGTTCCTAAACGTCAGTATGCCTTGAAAGATTTACCTCTTTGTGGACTTGAAAAGGTTTACCGTGTAAATTCCGCTTATTATGAAGAAAAAGTTAAATGCATTTCTATATTTCGGTCCTTTCAGTGCGGACTATCTAGGTTTCCCTGACAGCTCCTGCTCTGTTTACTTTATTGCGTGACTTCCGGCATTATAGCGGAAGTGTGGCGCAGGTCCGTGTAGTCAAGTAGTCAAATTGTTACTtgctactactattactactaataataataataatacatttactacttcttattgttattatcatcaatGCAAAGCAAATAATAATGAGTTTTATTGAATTATGTGATGAACTAAttctaaatacataaaataaatatacaataaaacaaacaatagtaAACACAAAAGTAATACCCAacatataaaatgaaatacatttagtACCATGTAACAATCCATGTAAGGTTTCCATCAAGTGCctgatttaaatttttaattgtTATACAGTATACCATTTGTGAATGTAGTATTTCCTATATATTATGGACAGATTcaaaatgaagttgttttttgcTACCAGTATCATTCTTATCATACATAACTATGCCAATGTTctaatgttcttgttttatcAAACCAAAGTACTTTCAcacattaaatgaataaaacagatACATAATCTTGAAACTAAATTatatgattttactgttttccAGTGGTGACAGTGATGAACTGcaacagatgaaataaaaaaagaaactcttaatagatttagtttcatttttaaGCTACTGTTTGAatacaacatatacagtaaaggGTGGGAGGTATTTCTTCTCTCTGATGTAATCTGTAAGCTTTGTCTTGCAGACCCTCATCCAATGTAAACAAAGCCTCCCAATCGATTTTGTTATTCAAACTTCTAACTGTGTCTTACTCTGTCACTCTTGTTTATTGATTAAAGAGGCAGTTCATCTTATCTATCTGAATTAAACCAGTAGTGGTGATCAATCAGAGAAGTGTCTCTGCATTGAGTAGACTAGCTGATTGTGAAGATAAAGACTGAGTAGCAT of Solea solea chromosome 16, fSolSol10.1, whole genome shotgun sequence contains these proteins:
- the pick1 gene encoding PRKCA-binding protein — translated: MDYELEEDKLGIPTVPGTVCLTKDANNLIGISIGGGAQYCPCLYIVQVFDNTPAALDGTLAAGDEITGVNGKPVKGKTKVEVAKMIQAVQGEATIHYNKLQADPKQGKSLDIVLKKVKHRLVENMSSGTADALGLSRAILCNDGLVKRLEELEKTAELYKGLMEHTKRLLRAFFELSQTHRAFGDVFSVIGVREPQAAASKAFVKFADAHRNIEKYGIQLLKTIKPMLHDLNTYLHKAIPDTKLTIRKYLDVKFEYLSYCLKVKEMDDEEYSSIAMGEPLYRVSTGNYEYRLVLRCRQEARARFAKMRKDVLEKIELLDQKHVQDIVFQLQRFVSGMSHYYDECYAVLKEADVFPIEVDLSRTMINYSSQSLSYNDDEEEEEEEGEDGRGREEGGGSTGRQAENGAEKLIDDE